A part of Podarcis muralis chromosome 13, rPodMur119.hap1.1, whole genome shotgun sequence genomic DNA contains:
- the LOC114583029 gene encoding olfactory receptor 14A16-like — protein MDLMNEKMDLMTVVVNNCGQTGNIETETIQGPTYEPVSTGQVQKIMEEDAVAPQTIQMERPEALQEHKPLSLKIEVGVGQGESGAEEVLNFGETLKYAFNYLLDCTNDLTGRFLLMKEKISNESSVSEFLLLEFSAIRKLQILHFSLFLALYLATVFGNLLIISAIAFDHHLHTPMYFFLMNLAIQDLGAVSVTIPKSIVNSLMNTRHISYTGCVAQVILFVFFLSSDISLLTVMAYDRYVAICNPLQYEMLMNRAACKQMVAGVWVSGFLNAVMHTSATFATPFCSNIVNQFFCEIPQLLTLACSNFYLMEIGALVVTIILVSGCFVFIVVTYVHIFTAVLKIPSVEGRKKAFSTCIPHLVVFSVFFFIACFAYLRPPSKTPSDGDFALTVMYSLVPPMFNPIIYSMRNKEIKNALSKLLGLRKSPLDIFSRLVLKRCN, from the exons atggatttgatgaatgAGAAAATGGACTTGATGACTGTTGTGGTTAATAACTGTGGACAAACAGGGAATATTGAGACAGAAACCATTCAAGGACCGACCTATGAACCTGTATCGACTgggcaagtgcagaagataatggaggaggatGCGGTCGCACCTCAAAcaatacaaatggagagacccgaggccctacaggagcataagccgctgtCATTGAAGATTGAAGTTGGAGTGGGCCAGGGGGAGTCTGGAGCTGAGGAGGTTCTTAACTTTGGAGAGACTTTGAAATATGCTTTTAATTACCTTTTGGATTGCACCAAtgact TGACAGGAAGATTTTTATTAATGAAGGAGAAAATAAGTAATGAATCCTCTGTCTCTGAATTTCTGCTCCTGGAGTTCTCAGCAATACGAAAACTGCAGATTCTACacttctctctgttcctggcaTTGTATCTGGCAACTGTATTTGGGAATCTTCTCATCATCTCTGCTATAGCTTTTGACCACCACCTTCACACTCCCATGTACTTCTTTCTGATGAACTTGGCCATCCAGGACCTAGGGGCTGTTTCAGTCACCATCCCCAAATCCATCGTGAATTCTCTCATGAATACCAGACACATTTCTTACACTGGATGCGTTGCTcaagttattttatttgttttctttttatcatcTGATATTTCCCTTCTTACAGTCATGGCATATGATCGCTATGTTGCCATTTGCAATCCATTACAATATGAAATGTTGATGAACAGGGCAGCCTGCAAACAAATGGTTGCTGGTGTGTGGGTCTCTGGCTTTCTCAATGCAGTCATGCACACAAGTGCAACTTTTGCAACCCCTTTCTGCTCCAACATTGTCAATCAGTTCTTTTGTGAGATCCCACAGTTACTTACACTTGCCTGCTCAAACTTCTACCTAATGGAAATTGGAGCTTTAGTGGTGACTATAATACTTGTGTCTGGATGTTTTGTCTTCATTGTTGTCACTTATGTGCACATCTTTACTGCAGTTCTAAAAATCCCTTCTGTTGAGGGAAGGAAAAAGGCGTTCTCCACTTGCATACCTCACCTTGTTGTCTTCTCTGTATTTTTTTTCATTGCATGTTTTGCTTACCTTAGGCCTCCTTCTAAGACTCCATCTGATGGGGACTTTGCATTAACTGTGATGTATAGTCTTGTTCCACCCATGTTCAATCCAATAATCTACAGCATGAGGAATAAGGAGATAAAAAATGCATTATCAAAACTGTTGGGTTTGAGGAAATCTCCTCTGGATATATTTTCCAGGCTTGTTCTGAAAAGGTGTAATTAA
- the LOC144325330 gene encoding olfactory receptor 14A16-like: MNANESTVSEFLLLEFSAVRELQILHFSLFLVLYMVIVLGNLLIISAIAFDHHLHTPMYFFLMNLAIQDLGAVSVTIPKSMANSLMNIRHISYTGCIAQVLSFFFFSSSDVSLLTVMAYDRYVAICHPLQYEMVMNRAACKQMVAGVWVSGFLNAAMHTSATFVTPFCSNIVNQFFCEIPQLLTLACSNIYLMEIGAIVVSVILMSGCFVFIVVTYVHIFTVVLKVPSVEGRKKAFSTCIPHLVVFSVFCFTAAFAYLRPPSKIPSNGDFAITVMYTIVPPMFNPMIYSMRNKEIKNAVSKLLGVKQSSINIFSRLILKRLHFSL, translated from the coding sequence ATGAATGCCAATGAATCCACTGTCTCTGAATTTCTACTCCTGGAGTTTTCAGCTGTACGGGAACTGCAGATTCTACActtctctctgttcctggtaTTGTACATGGTAATTGTACTTGGGAATCTTCTCATCATCTCTGCCATAGCTTTTGACCACCACCTTCACACTCCCATGTACTTCTTTCTGATGAATTTGGCCATCCAGGACCTAGGGGCTGTTTCTGTCACCATCCCTAAATCGATGGCCAATTCCCTCATGAATATCAGACACATATCTTACACTGGATGTATTGCTCAagttctttcatttttctttttctcatcaTCTGATGTTTCCCTTCTTACAGTCATGGCATACGATCGCTATGTTGCCATTTGCCATCCATTACAATATGAAATGGTGATGAACAGGGCAGCCTGCAAACAAATGGTTGCTGGTGTGTGGGTCTCTGGCTTTCTCAATGCGGCCATGCACACTAGTGCAACTTTTGTGACTCCTTTCTGCTCAAACATTGTCAATCAGTTCTTTTGTGAGATTCCACAGTTACTTACACTTGCCTGCTCTAACATATACCTAATGGAAATTGGAGCTATAGTAGTGAGTGTAATACTTATGTCTGGATGTTTTGTCTTCATTGTTGTCACTTATGTGCACATCTTTACTGTGGTTCTGAAAGTTCCTTCTGTTGAGGGAAGGAAAAAGGCCTTCTCCACTTGCATACCTCACCTTGTTGTCTTCTCCGTATTTTGTTTCACAGCAGCATTTGCTTATCTTAGGCCTCCTTCAAAAATTCCATCTAATGGGGACTTTGCAATAACTGTGATGTATACCATTGTACCACCCATGTTCAATCCAATGATTTACAGCATGAGAAATAAGGAGATTAAAAATGCTGTATCAAAGCTCTTGGGTGTGAAGCAGTCTTCTATTAATATTTTTTCCAGACTTATACTGAAACGATTACACTTCTCTCTGTAG